The Desulfuromonas versatilis genome has a segment encoding these proteins:
- a CDS encoding zinc ribbon domain-containing protein — protein MVLVFLVILAFLAYAILGELERAQEVPAPAAGRCPGCSGTVEADWLICPRCRTQVMEPCGGCGQGTSRVHRFCPHCGTAKGAKP, from the coding sequence TTGGTTCTGGTCTTTCTGGTCATACTGGCCTTTCTGGCCTACGCCATCCTCGGCGAACTCGAGCGGGCCCAGGAGGTCCCCGCGCCGGCAGCAGGCCGGTGCCCCGGATGTTCGGGGACCGTGGAAGCCGACTGGCTGATCTGCCCGCGCTGCCGGACCCAGGTCATGGAGCCCTGCGGCGGCTGCGGCCAGGGCACCTCCCGGGTGCACCGCTTCTGTCCCCATTGCGGCACCGCCAAGGGGGCGAAGCCATGA
- a CDS encoding cation transporter, with protein MKMRVVLSLVVVVALVAIGAFAWSGFSDGGEYGLAEYKVQKMTCGSCAKNIQNALAGVEGVGSVDVNVTSGRAKVEYAAASIDTEAIAARISEAGYPAELSRNLSAADYRALREDASRLAKDYVAKIGDRLVSRADFEKRLAERRSPKATADMEPGLRRGVWQEMLQRELLLLAAEQNRVVVQDGEVAAEIEKMRAGMPNFDAMIQARFGGEEEFAARVKEDLIINRNIEDHVVAGETDPAARQVKLNSWFKNLSSTTSVEVYDPALKAAAGGGCGGSCCG; from the coding sequence ATGAAGATGCGCGTTGTACTCAGTCTGGTGGTTGTTGTGGCCCTGGTGGCGATCGGTGCCTTCGCCTGGTCGGGTTTTTCCGACGGCGGCGAATACGGGTTGGCCGAATATAAGGTGCAGAAGATGACCTGCGGCTCCTGCGCCAAGAACATCCAGAACGCTTTGGCCGGGGTGGAGGGCGTCGGCAGTGTCGATGTCAACGTCACCAGCGGCCGGGCCAAGGTCGAATACGCGGCCGCGAGCATCGATACCGAGGCGATCGCCGCCAGGATCAGCGAAGCCGGCTATCCGGCCGAGCTCAGCCGCAATCTCTCAGCCGCCGACTACCGCGCCCTGCGCGAGGATGCCAGCCGCCTGGCCAAGGACTACGTCGCCAAGATCGGCGATCGCCTGGTCAGCCGCGCCGACTTCGAAAAACGCCTCGCCGAGCGTCGCAGCCCCAAGGCGACCGCCGACATGGAGCCGGGCCTGCGGCGCGGCGTCTGGCAGGAAATGCTGCAGCGCGAACTGCTGCTGCTGGCCGCCGAGCAGAACCGCGTGGTGGTTCAGGATGGCGAAGTGGCCGCGGAGATCGAGAAGATGCGCGCCGGCATGCCCAATTTCGATGCCATGATCCAGGCCCGTTTCGGCGGCGAGGAGGAATTCGCCGCGCGGGTCAAGGAGGACCTGATCATCAACCGCAACATCGAGGACCACGTTGTGGCCGGGGAGACCGACCCCGCCGCGCGCCAGGTCAAGTTGAACAGCTGGTTCAAGAACCTCTCCAGCACCACCTCGGTGGAGGTTTACGATCCGGCTCTCAAGGCCGCTGCCGGCGGCGGCTGCGGCGGGTCGTGCTGCGGGTGA
- the feoB gene encoding ferrous iron transport protein B: MTSGISTETRVRKIILVGNPNVGKSVLFNALTGAYTTVSNYPGTSVEVSRGHCEIAGTRYEVLDTPGMYSILPITEEERVARQILLQETPHVVLHVIDARNLDRMLPMTLQLAEAGLPLILVVNIMDEAARLGMQIDLSLLQEKLNIPVIGAAMARRRGLKEVREAIAAFDSSRRAVFGYATDLERDILRVGSLLQGEYALNGRALALLLLQKDEEVLELVRSAEAERFAEIEQEVNRTVFERRTDLHLRINLERKRVCRGLLDGVVKQDDRHGPTLGERLSNLTLNPWTGFPILLAVLYFGLYHFVGGFGAGTIVDFLEGSLFEESINPWVIDHANRWIPWYWLNELLVGEYGVFTLGVRYAVALVLPIVGTFFLVFSVIEDTGYFPRLAMLVDRIFKRIGLNGRAVIPMVLGFGCDTMATMVTRTLETVRERIIATVLLALAIPCSAQLGVILGLLSEVPGALWVWSLCMALIFLVIGFLAAKVVPGERPMFYMELPPLRLPQARNVLVKTLTRMQWYFLEIFPLFIIASVLLWAGKMTGVLDGLVALLNPVMSALGLPSQASAAFIFGFFRRDFGAAGLYDLQTAGLLSPVQLTVAAVTLTLFVPCVAQFLMMKKERGWKVSLGIFAFVTLLAFSSGWLLNRFLLLTGIL; this comes from the coding sequence ATGACTTCTGGCATATCAACTGAAACGCGGGTCCGCAAGATCATCCTGGTGGGCAATCCCAATGTCGGCAAGAGCGTTCTGTTCAACGCCCTTACCGGTGCCTACACCACCGTCTCCAACTACCCCGGGACCTCCGTGGAGGTTTCCCGCGGCCACTGTGAAATCGCCGGCACCCGCTATGAGGTTCTCGATACGCCGGGGATGTATTCGATTTTGCCGATTACCGAGGAAGAGCGGGTGGCCCGGCAGATTCTGCTGCAGGAAACTCCCCACGTCGTTCTTCATGTCATCGACGCCCGCAACCTCGACCGGATGCTGCCGATGACCCTGCAGCTCGCCGAGGCCGGCCTGCCGCTGATCCTGGTGGTCAACATCATGGACGAGGCCGCGCGGTTGGGCATGCAGATCGATCTGTCCCTGCTGCAGGAAAAGCTCAACATCCCGGTTATCGGCGCGGCCATGGCCCGGCGCCGCGGGCTTAAGGAAGTGCGCGAGGCCATTGCTGCCTTCGACTCTTCCCGGCGCGCGGTTTTCGGCTATGCCACCGACCTCGAACGGGACATCCTGCGGGTGGGCTCCCTTCTGCAGGGCGAATACGCCCTGAACGGCCGGGCCCTGGCGCTGCTGCTGCTGCAAAAGGACGAGGAGGTCCTCGAACTGGTGAGGAGCGCCGAAGCGGAACGCTTCGCCGAGATCGAGCAGGAGGTCAACCGGACGGTCTTTGAACGGCGCACCGACCTGCACCTGCGCATCAACCTGGAGCGCAAGCGGGTCTGCAGGGGGCTGCTCGACGGGGTGGTGAAGCAGGACGACCGGCACGGGCCGACTCTGGGCGAGCGGTTATCGAACCTGACCCTCAACCCCTGGACGGGGTTCCCGATCCTGCTGGCGGTGCTGTATTTCGGGCTGTATCATTTCGTCGGCGGGTTCGGCGCCGGCACCATCGTCGATTTTCTCGAAGGGTCGCTGTTCGAGGAGAGCATCAATCCCTGGGTGATCGACCATGCCAACCGCTGGATCCCCTGGTACTGGCTGAACGAGCTGCTGGTGGGCGAGTACGGCGTGTTCACCCTCGGGGTGCGCTACGCGGTGGCCCTGGTGCTGCCCATCGTCGGCACGTTTTTCCTGGTCTTTTCGGTCATCGAGGATACCGGCTACTTCCCGCGCCTGGCCATGCTGGTCGACCGGATTTTCAAGAGAATCGGGCTCAACGGCCGCGCGGTGATCCCCATGGTGCTCGGCTTCGGCTGCGACACCATGGCCACCATGGTCACCCGCACCCTGGAGACGGTGCGCGAGCGGATTATCGCCACGGTGCTGCTGGCCCTGGCCATCCCCTGCAGCGCCCAACTGGGGGTGATCCTCGGCCTGCTCTCCGAGGTCCCGGGGGCGCTCTGGGTCTGGTCGCTGTGCATGGCGCTGATTTTCCTGGTCATCGGCTTTCTGGCCGCCAAGGTCGTCCCCGGCGAGCGGCCGATGTTCTACATGGAGCTGCCGCCGCTGCGCCTGCCCCAGGCGCGCAACGTGCTGGTTAAGACCCTGACCCGGATGCAGTGGTACTTCCTGGAGATCTTCCCCTTGTTCATCATCGCTTCGGTGCTGCTCTGGGCCGGCAAGATGACCGGGGTTCTCGACGGGCTGGTCGCCCTGCTCAATCCGGTCATGAGCGCCCTCGGGCTCCCTTCGCAGGCCTCGGCCGCCTTCATTTTCGGCTTTTTCCGCCGGGATTTCGGCGCCGCCGGGCTCTACGACCTGCAGACCGCAGGGCTGCTGTCGCCGGTTCAGCTGACCGTGGCGGCGGTGACCCTGACCCTGTTTGTCCCCTGCGTGGCCCAGTTTCTGATGATGAAGAAGGAACGCGGCTGGAAAGTCTCCTTGGGGATTTTCGCCTTCGTCACCCTGCTGGCTTTCAGCAGCGGCTGGCTGCTCAACCGTTTCCTGCTGCTCACCGGAATTCTCTGA
- a CDS encoding ABC transporter ATP-binding protein, translated as MAFIQITGLKKHYTSEADCVEALKGVDLAVVEGTFLGVMGPSGSGKSTFLSILGGLAHPTSGKLVIDGIDLYALGGEKLADFRREYLGFVFQSFNLVPYLTAVENVMLPLAVKKMPSAEKRDRALEVLKRVGLAERALHLPSQLSGGEQERVAIARALVNRPPLILADEPTGSLDTATAEEIMALFRELNDEGLTIIMVTHNPENRRYFDRTVVLRDGRVAEDESAAETLKAAG; from the coding sequence ATGGCCTTTATTCAGATAACGGGACTGAAAAAGCACTATACCAGCGAGGCGGACTGCGTCGAGGCCCTCAAGGGGGTGGATCTCGCCGTCGTCGAGGGGACGTTTCTCGGGGTGATGGGCCCCTCGGGATCGGGCAAGAGCACCTTCCTGTCGATTCTCGGCGGCCTGGCGCACCCCACCTCGGGCAAGCTGGTCATCGACGGCATCGACCTGTACGCCCTGGGGGGGGAGAAACTGGCCGATTTCCGGCGGGAGTACCTCGGCTTCGTGTTCCAGTCCTTCAACCTGGTGCCGTACCTGACCGCGGTGGAAAACGTCATGCTGCCATTGGCGGTCAAGAAGATGCCTTCCGCCGAGAAACGCGACCGGGCCCTGGAGGTGCTGAAAAGGGTCGGCCTCGCCGAGCGCGCCCTGCACCTGCCCAGCCAGCTCTCCGGCGGCGAGCAGGAGCGGGTGGCCATCGCCCGCGCCCTGGTCAACCGACCGCCGCTGATCCTGGCCGACGAGCCGACCGGCAGCCTCGATACCGCCACCGCCGAGGAGATCATGGCCCTGTTTCGGGAACTGAACGACGAGGGGCTGACCATCATCATGGTGACCCACAACCCGGAGAATCGTCGTTACTTCGATCGCACCGTGGTGCTGCGCGACGGGCGGGTCGCCGAGGACGAATCGGCCGCCGAAACCCTGAAGGCTGCCGGATAG
- a CDS encoding DUF2318 domain-containing protein, whose amino-acid sequence MSDRNKKRAQFEQGKKKSLLPVIVIALVLLVGGGFLGWQYMGANACKYPLVSATGGQITIPVAKVSDGQAHFFSFQDGQKIIDFFVLKSEDGVIRAALDTCDVCYREKKGYRQEGNHMVCNNCDQKFRSNMINEAKGGCNPAPLNRTVQGDQVVIAAADLLQGAWYFEGTGK is encoded by the coding sequence ATGTCAGATCGCAACAAAAAACGCGCTCAATTCGAGCAGGGCAAGAAGAAGAGCTTGCTGCCGGTCATCGTCATCGCGCTGGTGCTGCTGGTCGGCGGCGGGTTTCTCGGCTGGCAGTACATGGGCGCCAACGCCTGCAAGTATCCGCTGGTGAGCGCCACGGGCGGGCAGATCACCATCCCGGTAGCCAAGGTCAGCGACGGCCAGGCCCACTTCTTCAGCTTCCAGGATGGCCAAAAGATCATCGACTTCTTCGTTCTCAAGAGCGAGGACGGGGTGATCCGCGCCGCACTCGATACCTGCGATGTCTGCTACCGGGAGAAAAAGGGGTATCGCCAGGAAGGCAACCACATGGTCTGCAACAACTGCGACCAGAAATTCCGCTCCAACATGATCAACGAGGCCAAGGGCGGCTGCAACCCCGCGCCGCTGAACCGCACCGTGCAGGGCGACCAGGTGGTCATCGCCGCCGCCGACCTGCTGCAGGGGGCCTGGTATTTCGAAGGCACCGGCAAGTAG
- a CDS encoding DUF5714 domain-containing protein: MPPQVPQAQHCMVCGADLIYAQEAKAVSCQYCGQAGTSLICCPDGHYVCDSCHGAGSLAVLEKLAGRVRGAAPEQILEELLQLPALPMHGPEHHPMVALALLLAVAKAGRHIPDNAVAEALRRGMQVPGGACGYLGGCGAGISLGVAVSLLTGATPLKGKERALANRASALGLIAAGDGEARCCKRALRNAVREGRRFLGEELGIDLPAATGRAICRDVARNRECAMTRCSYFPPGEGPL; this comes from the coding sequence ATGCCACCACAAGTTCCACAGGCGCAACACTGTATGGTCTGCGGCGCGGATCTGATTTACGCCCAAGAGGCCAAAGCGGTTTCCTGCCAGTACTGCGGGCAGGCCGGCACCTCTCTCATCTGCTGTCCCGATGGGCATTACGTCTGCGATAGCTGTCACGGCGCCGGTTCCCTGGCGGTTTTGGAAAAACTCGCCGGGCGGGTGCGGGGTGCAGCGCCCGAGCAGATCCTCGAGGAACTCCTGCAGTTGCCCGCCCTGCCCATGCACGGCCCGGAGCACCATCCCATGGTCGCCCTGGCCCTGTTGCTGGCGGTGGCCAAAGCAGGGCGCCACATCCCCGACAACGCGGTTGCCGAAGCCCTGCGCCGCGGCATGCAGGTCCCCGGCGGAGCCTGCGGCTATCTGGGCGGCTGCGGTGCGGGGATCTCCCTGGGGGTGGCGGTCAGTCTGCTGACCGGTGCGACCCCGCTCAAGGGCAAAGAGCGGGCCCTGGCCAACCGCGCCTCAGCCCTGGGGCTGATCGCCGCCGGCGACGGCGAGGCGCGCTGCTGCAAGCGGGCGCTGCGCAACGCGGTGCGTGAGGGGCGCCGGTTTCTTGGGGAGGAGTTGGGCATTGATCTGCCTGCGGCTACCGGCCGGGCCATTTGCCGGGATGTGGCCCGCAACCGGGAATGCGCCATGACAAGGTGCAGTTATTTTCCCCCTGGCGAAGGACCCCTCTGA
- a CDS encoding ABC transporter permease, producing MRLRNIAFNNLRRRKARMAFLVTGLLIGIATVVTLLSLTSSLTMEAEHKLDSFGANIVITPHSDSLSLSYGGISLGGVTVDQQEIREQDLARIASIPNARNVAAVAPKVLGAVPIGDKRALVMGVDYEKEFHIKRWWSVDGRPLANDNELVAGSAAARSLGLAMGDTLELGDEEFTVSGILRETGSQDDELLIVSLPAAQWLLGKQGKVSLVEVAALCGDCPIEDMVNQISTALPEAKVSAIQQVVKTRMHALEQFKTFSLGVAGVVILIGALVVFVTMMGSVNERTREIGIFRALGFRRGHVIGLILMEASSVSLLAGLLGFFVGMGATRLILPFLAEEHPMLIWSPELAAGSILLALVVGTLASFYPALHASRMDPNEALRAL from the coding sequence ATGCGACTGCGTAATATCGCTTTCAACAACCTGCGCCGCCGCAAGGCCCGCATGGCCTTTTTGGTGACCGGTCTGCTGATCGGCATCGCCACGGTGGTGACCCTGCTCTCCCTGACCAGCTCGCTGACCATGGAGGCCGAGCACAAGCTCGACAGCTTCGGCGCCAACATCGTCATCACCCCCCATAGCGACAGCCTCTCGCTCTCCTACGGCGGCATCTCCCTGGGCGGGGTGACGGTGGACCAGCAGGAAATCCGTGAGCAGGACCTGGCGCGCATCGCCAGCATCCCCAACGCCCGCAACGTGGCGGCGGTGGCCCCCAAGGTGCTCGGCGCCGTGCCGATCGGGGACAAGCGCGCCCTGGTGATGGGGGTGGACTACGAAAAAGAGTTCCACATCAAGCGCTGGTGGTCGGTGGACGGCCGGCCCCTGGCCAACGACAACGAGCTGGTCGCCGGCAGCGCCGCGGCGCGCAGCCTCGGCCTGGCCATGGGCGACACCCTGGAGCTGGGCGACGAGGAGTTCACCGTGAGCGGCATTTTGCGCGAGACCGGCTCGCAGGACGACGAACTGCTCATCGTCTCGCTCCCCGCGGCCCAGTGGCTGCTCGGCAAGCAGGGGAAGGTTTCGCTGGTTGAGGTCGCGGCCCTGTGCGGCGACTGCCCGATCGAGGACATGGTCAACCAGATCTCCACGGCGCTGCCCGAGGCCAAGGTCAGCGCCATCCAGCAGGTGGTCAAGACCCGCATGCACGCCCTGGAGCAGTTCAAGACCTTCTCGCTGGGCGTGGCCGGGGTGGTGATCCTGATCGGCGCCCTGGTGGTGTTCGTCACCATGATGGGTTCGGTCAACGAGCGCACCCGCGAAATCGGCATCTTCCGCGCCCTCGGCTTCCGGCGCGGGCACGTCATCGGGCTGATCCTCATGGAGGCCTCCTCGGTCAGCCTGCTGGCCGGGCTGCTCGGCTTTTTCGTCGGCATGGGCGCGACCCGGCTGATCCTGCCGTTTCTCGCCGAGGAGCATCCGATGCTGATCTGGAGCCCCGAACTGGCCGCCGGGTCGATCCTGCTGGCCCTGGTGGTCGGTACCCTGGCTTCGTTCTACCCGGCGCTGCACGCCAGCCGCATGGACCCCAACGAGGCGCTTAGAGCACTCTGA
- a CDS encoding Fur family transcriptional regulator: protein MAPLKKSFSDYLAQKGLKTTRQREIILDEFLRCPSHLSTEELYLRLRKKHPSIGYATVYRTLKLFAESGIAEERHFGDGQTRYESSTSEEHHDHLVCTACGAILEFEDPRIEQLQDEVARTHGFKISRHRLELYGLCAKCSET from the coding sequence ATGGCTCCACTGAAAAAGAGTTTTTCCGACTACTTGGCCCAAAAGGGACTGAAAACGACCAGGCAGCGGGAAATCATTCTCGATGAATTCCTGCGCTGCCCTTCGCACCTCTCCACCGAAGAGCTTTACCTGCGGCTGCGCAAAAAGCATCCGAGCATCGGCTATGCCACGGTTTATCGAACCCTGAAGCTGTTCGCCGAAAGCGGTATCGCCGAGGAGCGCCATTTTGGCGACGGCCAGACCCGCTACGAGTCGAGTACCAGCGAGGAGCACCATGACCACCTGGTTTGCACCGCTTGCGGGGCCATCCTGGAGTTCGAGGACCCCCGCATCGAGCAGCTGCAGGACGAAGTGGCCCGGACCCACGGCTTCAAGATCTCCCGGCACCGCCTCGAACTTTACGGCCTGTGCGCCAAATGCTCAGAAACCTGA
- a CDS encoding metal-dependent transcriptional regulator: MKISAKAEEILEALWIATEEQGDNAASFETLGIGPTDEALGELDRLAYVEVKDERVYLRPEGRPEARMTVRRHRLAERLMMDVLNLKGAAGNAKACEFEHLLHQGVDTKICTLLNHPTTCPHGNPIPPGECCEQARRQGEVGVVAMTELKAGEKAEIAYFATGDTKKMQKLMSMGVLPGNQLLLTRTYPTFVFKVGHSEFAVDTELAREIFVRKG, encoded by the coding sequence ATGAAGATTTCCGCCAAGGCAGAGGAAATTCTCGAGGCCCTGTGGATCGCCACCGAGGAGCAGGGGGACAACGCGGCGAGTTTCGAAACCCTGGGGATCGGCCCGACTGACGAAGCGCTGGGCGAGCTCGATCGGCTCGCCTATGTCGAGGTCAAGGACGAGCGCGTCTACCTGCGCCCCGAGGGCAGGCCCGAGGCGCGCATGACCGTGCGCCGCCACCGGCTCGCCGAGCGGCTGATGATGGACGTGCTCAACCTCAAGGGGGCCGCCGGAAACGCCAAGGCCTGCGAGTTCGAGCACCTGCTGCACCAGGGGGTCGACACCAAGATCTGCACCCTGCTCAACCACCCCACCACCTGTCCCCACGGCAACCCCATCCCGCCCGGCGAGTGCTGCGAACAGGCCCGCCGCCAGGGGGAGGTGGGGGTGGTCGCCATGACCGAACTCAAGGCGGGAGAAAAGGCCGAGATCGCCTACTTCGCCACCGGCGACACCAAGAAGATGCAAAAGCTGATGAGCATGGGCGTGCTGCCGGGCAACCAGCTGCTGTTGACCCGCACCTACCCGACCTTCGTCTTCAAGGTCGGCCATTCCGAATTCGCCGTGGACACCGAACTGGCCCGGGAGATTTTCGTGCGCAAGGGGTGA